The genomic stretch CCCCTTTTGGTTTAAGGCTACTGCACCCGGTTACTACACTTCCCGACGCAACCGCCAATACCACCATGTTTATCCGTTTCATCGTCGTCCCATCCTTGTTATGCACAACAACTATGAGAATGATGGCACATATTCGGGCTTCCACAGGCCGGGCGCTAGTTCATTTCGCGATATGCCCGAGGCCTTTATCGCGAACCCTGCTTACCCAGCTTTCCCTTCTTTTTATAAGGAAAAACCCTATCAGGCCCAGGCA from Marinobacter subterrani encodes the following:
- a CDS encoding PEP-CTERM sorting domain-containing protein — protein: MPEPSALILSCLGLIGFFLIKRRESWVSRVRDKGLGHIAK